The uncultured Carboxylicivirga sp. genomic interval TGAATTCATCCATCAAACATGCTAATCCCGATGCATTTTTATTAGCAGAAGTATATAATCCTGGTTTGTATCGCGATTATATTCAAAAAGGAAAGATGGATTATCTCTACGATAAAGTGGAGTTGTACGATACCTTAAAACATGTGATGCAAGGGCATGGTTTAACGGATCATATTCCGGCAATTCAAACTGGATTGAAAGACATTGAACATCATATGTTGCACTTTCTAGAGAATCATGACGAACAACGAATTGCCAGTCCAGAGTTTGCCGGTGATGCTGCCAAAGGAAAGCCAGCTATGGTGGTTTCGGCATTGATTAGTACTTCGCCAACTATGATTTATTTTGGTCAGGAAGTGGGAGAACCGGGAGTTGAGGATGCTGGTTTTGGTGATCCATCACGAACATCCATTTTTGATTATATTGGCGTTCCACATCATCAACGTTGGATGAATAACGGGGCTTTTGATGGAGGACAATTGTCATCTGCCGAAAAAGATTTACGCGACTTTTATAAGCGATTATTAAACTTTACCATCAACAGTAAAGCCTTGATGGGCGAATACCAAGAAATCCATTCCTACAATAGAAATCATACTGAAGGATATGACACAAAAGTATTCTCATTTGCTCGTTGGAGTAACGATGAAAAGCTGATTGTGATTACTAATTTCGATGTAGAAAATACTAAATCGTTTACTTTGCAGTTACCCGAAGAATTAATACAACAATGGGGATTGAAGGATGCATTTTATGTGCTTAGTGATCAGTTGTATGAGTACGAAAATGAGTTGAAAGTAACCGAAGGAAGAGGATTTGTTAAAACAGAATTAAGGCCTTTAGAATCATTTGTTTTTAAAGTGGAATAATAGATTTAATACTTAAGAAAAAAGCTGCCAATCGGCAGCTTTTTTTATGTTGTCCACTTAATTATAAACTTATTACACCTTCTATCGAAGCAATTTTTTCGGTGACTTCAATAATGGCCTCGGCACTTTTCATACTCGCCTTGCAAGTAATAGCAACGTGGCTAAAACTTTTAGTATGGTTAAAACTAAAAGAACCATGTTTGGGCAGCATTTCTTTTACATGATCTACCATACCATCTTTGTTGGGTACAATAAATTTAAACATATAAAGCAAAGGCCACTTCTTATTTTCAAGAAGTAAAGCTTTTAGTTTTTCGTAATCTTGCATTGTTGATGACATACCTACCTCGTTTTTTGGACTGCAAATGTATATTAATTTAAGGCTTTTACGAAAAAAAGGTTCACCCAGTATAGGTTAATTTAGTATTGGTAAAATAAGCTGATAGCTTTTAGCTAAAAGCTAGTGGCTTTTGCAGTACATCAATATTTTCATCGGATAAAAGAACCAGTGATTTTGAGCAAATATTCGAAGTACAAATCAGACTTACTTTTAATTTAGGATCAACTTTTTCTATTTGTCTGGCTGATTCCACAATTTTCAATGCATCTTTTCTGATGATTCGGCTTTTTATCATCTTTACAATGCCAATATGATTTTCTCCTAACTCTTCCAGTTGAATGCGAGAGTTTAAATGATAGTGTTTGGGATCGGTATTCATAATGTTAGATGTTGTTTTTAGTCAGTAGTCAGTAGTTGATAAACTGCAAGTCTAAAAGTAAGATTTATAGTTTGTAATTGTATTGGTATTTAAAAGTTACCATTGTTATAGATGGTTGTGAAAACAAGCTACTGTCTACTGACTATCCACTAATAACTATTTTTTATTGATGTTGCCCCGAGATGTAAAACCACTTTCCATTTTCTTTTACAAAGCGAGAATTCTCGTGGATGGTTTCAATTTTACCTCCTTCGGAAAAGTAAGCAATAAATACCACCCAACCTTCAATATCGTTAGGAGTGCCAGCAATTGTATTTTTAATTTCCAGCTTAATCCATTCTACCGACTTGGTCCATTTTAAAATCTCTTTACGCTCTTTGGTGGGGCGGGTTGTTGGATGATGACTGTTCATCAGGTAATTGATGTCGGCAACAACATAGGCCGAATAGCGCGATCGCATTAAGGCCTTGGCCGTTGGAGCTACTTCTTTACCTTGAATGTAAGGTTGGCAACATTGCTCAAAAGGTTTGCCCGATCCACAATAACACTGCATCATTCAGCTTCAATTATCATTGGATTTTTCATAATACGTTCTTCTGCATCATCAAACTTATTAATCCACTCTTGTGAAGTAAAGACCAGTTGAGTGTTTTTAATGCCATCCACAATTCTATATAGAATAGAATGGCTTGAGCTTTTATAAAATTCAGCAGCATCATCAACCATTATGGTTTTTATTTTGGTTAGGGGAATACCATTGATATTAACCAATTCCATCAGACGTTTTGGGGTAACAAATAGTACATCTAAACCATCGTAAATCTCATCTTTTTGATATTGTAAAAGTCCGTTATCAAAAGCTACAAAGCTTCTTAGCTGGGTTCCTTTTGCTAATGCCTGAAATTGCTCTTCGGCTTCAAAGGCTTTATCTTTTGTTGCTACAATAACCAATGCACGGGGAGCCTCTTCAAATGGTTCTTTTAATTGTTGCACAAGGCCTATTAATAAAGCTGTTGTTTTACCACTTTTTGCCGGAGCCAGCACAAATAAATCGGCACCTGATTTTATTTTGGGTACGGTTAAACTCTCAATTTCGCGGGGCTCTTTATCAAAACCCAAATTTATAAGATTTGAAACCAGTTGTGGAACCAACTTCTTTAATTTCATAATGGCTTGTTTTGTGGCAAAGGTAATAAAACAAGTCTGAAGATGGAATACAGAGAAGAATGTAACAAGTTCAAATATTTCAATTACCATGGTTTGACTTGATGGCTATTTCTAGAAAATTAAATTTTTTATTTTGCTTTATGATTTAACCTTAACACTTTACCCTTTACCCTTAAAATGTTTGCAATTTATCCCTCCTAAAGTTGTTGAAATACGGCCAGCATTTGTTATTTTTGAAGATTGACCAATTTCAAAAATACTGATAGTGGAGCAAGAAAAAATAGATTACTTACAGAAACAGATTGACTTATATGCAAATGAAGAGATAAAAGCGAAAGGTAAAAAGCTTTATCTCGATGGAAAAGTGAATTATAGACTGTACAATAAGGAGACCGACACCTATATCTATTCGGTAAAAGGAGGCCAGAATTATAAAGTGCAGTTAAGTAATCTTAATTCCAATAATCTTAAGTGTAGTTGTTCCTGTCCTTTTATTTGGGGGAATATTTGTAAGCATGGCGTTGCATCTATTTATCATTTAATGGATTTTGGGGGCGCACAGGCAGCCCCTGCAGCAAACGATTTTAATACGCAAGAACTTAATTTGCGAACTGCGGATGGATATCTACTTGAAGGATATGAAAATATTACCGTTGAAATTGTTCGTAAAAATACACTACCAAGCCTATTTAGCAGGTTTAGATATGCGTATGGATCTATCCACATGGAGATTGGTGATATTGAAGATAACAAGGTTGAGTTTGTTCTTAATTTTGGATATAAGGAAGATACCGTTTGGTTTGCAAAAAAAGGGGATCAGGTTTTTATCAATTCCGAAAATCAGTCGATTGGAAAAGGCTTAAGTGAATCTGAGATTATTTGTTTGCTTAAGATAAGTAAGTCGAAAACGACCGATATGCTCGATGAACTGTTAAATCAGAAATACATCGAAAACAGTCGACATTTGATGGAACAATACGGATTGCCAGTTAATGCAAGTTTTCATCAGTTTTTCAAATTTCAGTTTCATCCAGATAAAGGATTAACTCCAATAAATAAAGATACAACCATTGGATTATTACCCGTGAATAATCCAATAAATAGCTTTTTACAACCGTTGTTAAACGGTGTTCAGCCTCAGCGTTTAAAATTACAGAGTGCCGAAATCGATCTGAAACAGGAGCGGGTAATAGGTTTTTTAATGGAGCTTCGCGAAGAAACTTCGGAATGGAATAAAGATCCTTACTTTGAAGTAAAGGCTATTATAGGAAAACCCAATAAAGCAAGAACGCAAATATCATCAAACCTCGATTTTTATGATGGAAACGATGGAAGTTTCAATGTTGAAAAGCAAGCTACTACAGAAGAGTTATTGGCTTTGCTTGATACCGAAAAATCGAAGGAAGTGCCCTACGAGTATTTTCAGTGGCAACATAAGGTGATGCAATTATTGTCGTTGGAGCCTTATGTGTACATGCAAAATTCCGATTCGTATAAAATCCGGAAAACAGATTTACGTCCGATAAA includes:
- a CDS encoding DEAD/DEAH box helicase: MKLKKLVPQLVSNLINLGFDKEPREIESLTVPKIKSGADLFVLAPAKSGKTTALLIGLVQQLKEPFEEAPRALVIVATKDKAFEAEEQFQALAKGTQLRSFVAFDNGLLQYQKDEIYDGLDVLFVTPKRLMELVNINGIPLTKIKTIMVDDAAEFYKSSSHSILYRIVDGIKNTQLVFTSQEWINKFDDAEERIMKNPMIIEAE
- a CDS encoding YchJ family protein, which translates into the protein MMQCYCGSGKPFEQCCQPYIQGKEVAPTAKALMRSRYSAYVVADINYLMNSHHPTTRPTKERKEILKWTKSVEWIKLEIKNTIAGTPNDIEGWVVFIAYFSEGGKIETIHENSRFVKENGKWFYISGQHQ